TCGCCCCAGACCAGCACCGCCGGGCTCCTCACCCGCGCCAGCTCCTCCTCCGAGAGGAAGTCCTCGGCGGTGAGGCTCGCCATGAGCTGGGCGACCGACGGCCGGCGCATGATCCGGCGGAAGTCCCACAGGAGCAGCCGCAGCGCGAGCGGCGGCCGGTGGAACATCCGGCGCAGCCACTCGTCCATCGTCCCGCGCTCCTCGGCCATCACCAGCCGGACGAAGTCGGCCCAGTCCTCGGCGCGGAGCGCCGGGCCTCCGGGGTTGATGAGGGCGAGCGCGTGGACGAGGTCCGGGCGGCGGGACGCCAGCTTGGCCGCGATCCAGCCGCCCATGGAGTTGCCCGCGACGTACGCGCCGTCCGGAGCCACGCGCTCGACCAGGCGCTCGGCCACGTCCACCAGCTCCGGGAAGGAGAGGAACTCGCGGCCGGCGGGCGGCCGCGAGCCGCCGTAGCCGGGCAGGTCCGGGACGACGAGGCGGTACCCGCGCCGCAGGAGGGGCACGACCGGGTAGAAGCTCAGGCCGGAGGCGCCGAGGCCGTGGAGGAGGACCAGCGTGGGCGGGTGAGGCGCGGCGCCGCCCCCGGCCGCCCGCAGCGCGGCGAGGTCGCGCCGGCCCGGGTGGAGCTCCGCGTACCAGACGCTCGAGCCCCCGAGGGGCACCCGCCGCAGCCGCGCGCCGCGCGCCCGCCACTCCAGCGCCACGAGGCGTCGTACCAGCTCGAGCATGTCGCACCTGGCAGGGCGGCGGCGGCCAGGCCCCCTACCCGCGCGATCAAATTTTGAACCTCCCGACGCTCTGCGCCAGGGCCTGCGAACGGTCCCCCATCCGCTCCGCCACCGAGGCCAGCTCCACCACCACGCCCTCCTGCTCCTGCGCGGTGCGCGTGAGCTGCGAGAGCAGGTCCCGCACGCGCCGGGTCGCGCCCTGGTGGGCCGCGGCGGCGCGCCGGATGTCCGCCAGCATCCCGTCGATCTGCTCCAGGCTCTCGAGCTGGCGCCGGCCCAGCCCCGTCTGCTCGTCGAGGGCGCGGGCGACCTTCTCGGCGACCGCCTTCACGCCCTTCGAGACCCCCTCCATGGCCGCGACGCTGCGGCCGACCATCTGGAGGGCGTCCGAGAGGACGCGCGTGCTGTCGGCCGCCTGCGAGACCAGGTTCGAGACGGCGCGCGTGGACTCGGCGTGCGCCTGCACCGCCTGCAGGATGGCGGCCGCGGTCTCGTGGCCCCGCGCGGTGGCGGTGCGGATCTCCTGCAGCGCGCCGAGCGAGCGCTGGGCCTGCGCTACCCCCCGCGAGGCCAGCTCGTCGCCGCGGTCGATGAGCCGGGCCGTCCCGTCCACGTCGTCGCGCACCGCGCCGATGATGCGCGCGATGGACTTGGTCGAGGAGGAGATCTGGGCGGCCAGCTCGCGGATCTGCTCCGCCACCACGGCGAAGGCCTTGCCGTGCTCGCCCGCCTGCGTGGCGATGATGGAGGCGTTCAGGGAGAGCAGGTTGGTGCGGCCGGCCACCTCGCCGATGAAGTCGAGGATCTGGTCGATGTCGTCCGACCGGCGGCCGAGCGCGGTGACGCGCTGCTTCGCATCACCCACCGCGCTGCGCAGCGCCTCCATCCCCGCGACCGCCTCGCCCACCACCTCGCCGGCGCGCTCGGCGATCTCCGCCGCCTGGGCCGCCGCGAGCTGGCTGCCCACCGCGGACGTCTCGAGCCCGCTGAGGGAGCC
The genomic region above belongs to Anaeromyxobacter diazotrophicus and contains:
- a CDS encoding alpha/beta fold hydrolase, producing MLELVRRLVALEWRARGARLRRVPLGGSSVWYAELHPGRRDLAALRAAGGGAAPHPPTLVLLHGLGASGLSFYPVVPLLRRGYRLVVPDLPGYGGSRPPAGREFLSFPELVDVAERLVERVAPDGAYVAGNSMGGWIAAKLASRRPDLVHALALINPGGPALRAEDWADFVRLVMAEERGTMDEWLRRMFHRPPLALRLLLWDFRRIMRRPSVAQLMASLTAEDFLSEEELARVRSPAVLVWGERDRLIPDGCRAFYLKRLRGVRYEPVPDCGHCPQLECPHRTAEILLSLPGLPGARGRGPLKAPGAPAAGTASRRSGSRRRRPARARARAPSPPGS